One Bacillota bacterium LX-D genomic region harbors:
- a CDS encoding DUF2935 domain-containing protein — MSDAFVTRSLDEIRFWSRIMKEHSLFLKLGFRCEDTQLINEANHFYAVFEAIENRSHRLSFDTDPQIIRRFNSEVHNAVSHIWAFKRRVLGLILRCQLPGANNFPLLVDHVSREANYFRKRLEELNSGRLEPLPDTIIEENVFFLRIMADHAKFISHLLDPSERQLIEQARRFSHDFDQLLFQAKDLKSMRPQSQTTPLLDQFLDQNKVSVKSLRDFKQTARDLINSCRIKSIIHPLLADHVLREAERFLFIIDMLEQHLTSGNVPMQ; from the coding sequence ATGTCAGATGCTTTTGTGACACGGTCGCTTGATGAAATACGATTTTGGTCACGGATCATGAAAGAACATTCCCTCTTTCTTAAATTGGGTTTTAGATGCGAGGATACTCAGTTGATTAATGAAGCAAATCACTTTTATGCGGTTTTCGAAGCCATTGAAAACAGATCACACAGATTATCATTTGATACAGATCCCCAGATTATCAGAAGGTTTAATTCGGAAGTTCATAATGCGGTTTCCCATATCTGGGCTTTCAAAAGAAGGGTATTGGGCTTGATTCTACGTTGCCAACTTCCGGGGGCAAATAATTTTCCATTGTTAGTTGATCATGTTAGCAGAGAAGCAAATTACTTCAGAAAACGGTTAGAAGAATTAAATTCTGGAAGGCTTGAGCCATTACCTGATACTATCATTGAGGAGAATGTATTTTTCTTGCGTATCATGGCAGACCATGCTAAATTTATCAGCCATTTGCTTGATCCATCTGAACGTCAATTGATTGAACAAGCACGGCGTTTTAGCCACGATTTTGACCAACTGTTATTTCAAGCAAAAGACTTGAAATCCATGCGTCCCCAGTCTCAAACAACTCCTCTTCTGGATCAATTTTTGGATCAAAACAAGGTGTCGGTAAAATCATTACGCGACTTTAAGCAAACAGCACGCGACTTAATTAATTCCTGCCGGATAAAAAGTATTATTCACCCACTATTAGCGGATCATGTGCTTCGCGAAGCTGAAAGGTTCCTCTTTATCATTGATATGTTAGAACAGCATTTAACCAGCGGTAATGTCCCGATGCAATAA
- a CDS encoding DUF2294 domain-containing protein, with the protein MPQYSKNKMEADISESYIKLQREILGRGPQETKTYIIRDMVIVRLKGVLTHEEEHLVKTEKGRQIVKAMRRILRQQYSMETEGIISKITGCQVISSHSDISTKMGEQIETFILDCDLEKKFKE; encoded by the coding sequence ATGCCACAATACAGCAAAAACAAGATGGAAGCAGATATAAGCGAGTCTTATATCAAATTACAAAGAGAGATCCTGGGACGCGGACCGCAGGAGACAAAGACGTACATTATCCGGGATATGGTAATCGTAAGGCTCAAAGGCGTCTTGACCCACGAAGAGGAACATCTTGTGAAGACGGAAAAGGGCAGACAGATCGTGAAAGCAATGCGCCGTATTCTGCGGCAGCAGTACAGTATGGAAACAGAAGGAATCATCTCGAAAATTACCGGCTGTCAGGTCATTTCCAGCCACAGTGATATCAGTACAAAAATGGGCGAACAAATAGAAACGTTCATCCTGGATTGTGACCTGGAGAAAAAATTTAAAGAATAA